The Desulfitobacterium chlororespirans DSM 11544 sequence AGGTGACATTGCGTCCTACGATATAGTCGAAGGTATTGTCAGGAAAATCCAGAGAATGGCTGTCCATTACACTGAACTCTGCGTCGATCCCCGCCTTTTGGGCGTTTGAAACTGCGGTTTCAATCATCTTTTCAGCGCAATCAATGCCATGAACATTCCAGCCCATGCTTCCCATCAGCAAGGCAAAAAAACCAGGGCCGGTGCCAACATCCAGCACTTTACCGACCGGGCACGGCGCATTGCCGATGAGGAGGTCGCTCCATTTTTTTGACAGTTCACCGGAAAATTCATTTTGAATAATCGCATTGTAACCATCGGCGCAAAAACTCCAACGCTTGCCAATTGCTTTTGCTTCAGAAATTCCCATATGTATCACCTTTCGTTTGTATAATATTAAAAAAAATGAGCAAAAAGAGAAGATATATTGAATCCTGCCAAGGAAATCCAATATCAACGATTTGAGAACCTAACAACCTGATGAAATACAAAAGACCATGAAGTGTCCGCCCTATAGTTAGGGTAAACAGACCTCCATGGTCTTCGTTATACTATGATGAAATGGCCCATCCATGGCCAACCTCCAAAGTTATCTATAGGTTAACAATTCTTTTTTTATCTCACAAGCCCCATGGGGGGATATTTGGGGGGATCATTTTATAAACCGATCAATAGCCTTATGCAGATTTTCCATAGCCTCTTCATTACCATGATCCCAAGCATCAACAATACAATGCTCAATATGATCCTTAAGAATCACCTTACCGGTATTATTGAGAGCGGCTATAACTGCCGATAATTGAATCAGCACTTCGCTGCAGTCCTTCTCCTCTTCCACCATCCGTTTTACTGATTCCAGATGACCAATAGCCCGGGATAAACGATTGAGTACGGCTTTAGTGTGATGATGATGGTGATGCTGGTGACTGTGGACCTTCTCGCTCATGATAATCATCCGACTCCTTCATTACAAATTAAGACATCCGCTGAAAAATAAAAAACCACAGAGTTAACCCCTTTGGGCTAAACCTCCATGGTTTAATTAAATCTTATTCACTTCTTTATGAGGTACCTTATTCGCTGTAATTTTGCTTTTTCCTCCTTTAGGGGCTTTCGATGAGCCTTTGGCCGGTTTATCAATTGTTTATTGACACGAGCTCAACTTGGGCAGGGGTGAAATGAGGTGTAGTGCCCAATATCACTTCCAGTTCAGGGTAATTACGCTCAATCAGTAAGCGGTAGTTCTCATGAAAAGCACAAAAAGTACTTATGCAATTCGTGAAATGAATAGCCTCCACTTGAAAGTCCGCTAAGTTTTCTATTTGGGCAATAATCCGATAAGGAGCGATTTGAGACGGACACCCAGGACAATTGACCACTCCTACCAGCTCAACCTGTATATCCCTGGCATATCTACCAAATTCACCAACTCTGTTTTTCACATCATACAGGCATTGGGCACTGGAGCAGCCAAGCTTTTGAGTCACTTTCGAGCAGCAAAAAAGAGCGATTTTCATTGCCGCATGTACCTCCTCGCCGTTTTTCAATAGGCCTTTGCCCATTAAACAGGTGTCAGTCCACAATAAAAAAGCCATAGAGTGCCCGTGAATCAGGCAGACCTCCATGGCCTTGCTTATGCATTTTTAGTTTGATCGTCTTATCGCTGAATACAAAGAATCAGCCCTTAGAATCTGGTTTGTTCTAAGATTTAGCGGAAATCTTCAGATTTCCCTTATGGCTAATCTCTATTCGACGTTTGAAAATAATCTCCTTCTCTGTCTGTCGTTAATCCCCCCTGGGAGCTTGTCCGAATTTTTCGACATTGTTATACTCGAAAAAGAAATTATAGAGTAAATCATCCCTAAAATTCCAATTACATTTAGGATTTACGAAGGAGGACTTTATGAAAAAGAAACTTGCTCTGGTATTATCCGTACTTCTCATGCTTACTGTCACCGCTTGCTCAAGCGGTGACGGTAAACCTGTGGAAATCACGCCTTCCCAAGAGGGGGCAGCCCCGCCTCCAGCCGATGGAATCGTTGCCTATGTGGGCGGCACCATTTTTGAAAGCAGCCTGGACCCCATTAAAGGGGCCATGAGCTATGGGTATTCTTTTACCAACTGTGCTCTGCTGAGGGTAAACCCGGATTCTAACTACGAAGGTGACATGGCCACAGACTGGTCGATCAGTGAGGACTCTCTGGTCTATACCTATAAACTCAGAGAAAACGTCAAATTCAGCGACGGTTCGGATTTCACCGCCGACGACGTGGTATTTACCTACACTACTGTCAAAGAGAATCAGGCACATAATGAAAATGTCGATCTTACCAAGCTGGCCTCGGTCAAGGCTCTCAATGATTATACAGTGGAGTTTACCCTGTCGGAACCCTATTCACCTTTCCTTGACACAACCGCCTGTCTGGGGATTGTGCCCAGCGACAGCTATGACAGCAAAAAATTCGACCAGTATCCCATAGGAACCGGAGCCTGGATCGTCACCCAATATGATGCCAACCAACAGATTATCGTCAAGGCCAACGAGAACTATTACGCGGGTGCTCCCGCCATCAAAAAGGTAACCTTTGTCTCCATGAACAGTGAAGCCGCCTTTTCCAACGCCAAATCAGGTCAGCTGGATATCGTGATGATCGGGCCTAATTACACCTCTGAAAAAGTAGCTCACATGACGGCTGAAAGATTTGAAACGATGGATATCAGGATGGTTAATCTCCCTGTTCTCAAGGAGCAAACCATGAAAAATCCTGATGGTAAGGACATCAAGGTCGGGAATAACGTAACCTCAGACATCAATGTCCGCAAAGCTCTGGCCATCGGCATCGACCGTCAGACGATTATCAATCACGCTTTTAACGGCATAGGCAAGCCCGCGGTCAGCTTCACTGCCAATTTGCAATGGGCCAATACCGACACCTATCAAGATAACAGAGCAGAAGAAGCTGCCGCCCTGCTCCAGGACGCCGGTTGGGTGGATACGGACGGCGACGGCATCCGGGAGAAAAACGGCCTAAAATGTGAATTTAACGTCTATGCCCCCGGCTCCGACAATGAGCGCTTCCTGCTGGCCAACGCAGTTGCCGAGGATGCTTTAAGGTTAGGTATAAAAATCAACGTCAAAACGGCCAGCTGGGATGAGGTCGCTAATCTGCAAAGCCATTCAGGTATCGTATGGGGCTGGGGACAGTACAGCCCCACTGTATTGAATTCGCTTTTCAATTCCCAACTGTTCCTCAAGGGCGCTTACGATAACGTTTCCGGCTACGCCAACCCTCAGGTAGACGCCGACATTGAAAAGGCCTTCACCTCCACCACTCACGACAGCGCCATTGCCGCATGGAAAGCAGTTCAGGCGACAGTCAATCAGGATTATCCCTATTTGTATATTGTGAATATCGAGCACTGCTATCTGGTCAAAGATTCCTTGAACCTATCCCTGGATACCCAGATTGCCCATCCACACGGGCACGGCTCGCCGATTATCTGCAACATGAAGGATTGGCAATATAAATAATGACATCGAGAGGTCTTTCCGGTTACCGCACTTTTGGGGGAGATAAAAATGACCAGCACTAAACATATGGTTTCTATTTTAGTCCGGATGGTTCTGCTGCTGATGGCGGTCTGTGTAATTGCATTCGTTTTGATTACAAACTCGCCCATCGATCCTCTGGTTTCCTATATCGGGACAAATTCCACCTTGTCGGAAGAAGCCAAGCAGGAGATTTCCGATTACTGGGGGCTTAATGACCCTTTGCCGGAAAGATTTTCAGCTTGGACCGCCAATGTACTGCAAGGGGATTTTGGCGATTCCATTACTTACAAAAAACCGGTGCGTGACGTCATTTGGGAACGCTTCTCCTATTCCGCCGTCCTGATGCTGGTCGCGTGGGCAGCCTCCGGCGTCTTGGGATTCCTGATTG is a genomic window containing:
- a CDS encoding metal-sensing transcriptional repressor: MIIMSEKVHSHQHHHHHHTKAVLNRLSRAIGHLESVKRMVEEEKDCSEVLIQLSAVIAALNNTGKVILKDHIEHCIVDAWDHGNEEAMENLHKAIDRFIK
- a CDS encoding CGGC domain-containing protein is translated as MKIALFCCSKVTQKLGCSSAQCLYDVKNRVGEFGRYARDIQVELVGVVNCPGCPSQIAPYRIIAQIENLADFQVEAIHFTNCISTFCAFHENYRLLIERNYPELEVILGTTPHFTPAQVELVSINN
- a CDS encoding ABC transporter substrate-binding protein; translated protein: MKKKLALVLSVLLMLTVTACSSGDGKPVEITPSQEGAAPPPADGIVAYVGGTIFESSLDPIKGAMSYGYSFTNCALLRVNPDSNYEGDMATDWSISEDSLVYTYKLRENVKFSDGSDFTADDVVFTYTTVKENQAHNENVDLTKLASVKALNDYTVEFTLSEPYSPFLDTTACLGIVPSDSYDSKKFDQYPIGTGAWIVTQYDANQQIIVKANENYYAGAPAIKKVTFVSMNSEAAFSNAKSGQLDIVMIGPNYTSEKVAHMTAERFETMDIRMVNLPVLKEQTMKNPDGKDIKVGNNVTSDINVRKALAIGIDRQTIINHAFNGIGKPAVSFTANLQWANTDTYQDNRAEEAAALLQDAGWVDTDGDGIREKNGLKCEFNVYAPGSDNERFLLANAVAEDALRLGIKINVKTASWDEVANLQSHSGIVWGWGQYSPTVLNSLFNSQLFLKGAYDNVSGYANPQVDADIEKAFTSTTHDSAIAAWKAVQATVNQDYPYLYIVNIEHCYLVKDSLNLSLDTQIAHPHGHGSPIICNMKDWQYK